The following are encoded in a window of Coleofasciculus sp. FACHB-1120 genomic DNA:
- a CDS encoding helix-turn-helix transcriptional regulator: protein MKNRLKELRQLHQWSQSDLARELGVSRQAVNGFESGKFDPSLDMAFKIASLFNVALEDVFIYEVKNSMQTLVERFKNYFGFEFGFERFTEKAINAIKFARNEATHSQKSQVEPEHLLAGLLADPTTTSARLLRANGCQADIDTHENSFESHENPRFSPQSKFVLELALQVVRLQGNKSIGTEHLLWGLVRLAETDRTTLSDLFQRYEIDLNALNNQLAETVYSNSQLPR, encoded by the coding sequence ATGAAAAACCGACTGAAAGAACTTCGACAACTGCACCAGTGGTCACAATCTGACCTTGCTAGGGAATTAGGAGTCAGTCGTCAGGCTGTCAATGGTTTTGAATCTGGCAAGTTTGACCCCAGCCTAGATATGGCTTTTAAAATTGCTAGTCTGTTCAACGTTGCACTTGAAGACGTTTTCATCTACGAAGTAAAAAATTCTATGCAAACACTGGTTGAGCGATTCAAAAATTATTTTGGTTTCGAGTTTGGTTTCGAGAGGTTTACTGAAAAGGCAATCAACGCGATTAAGTTTGCACGAAATGAGGCAACACATTCGCAGAAATCACAAGTCGAGCCAGAACATCTGCTTGCTGGCTTGCTGGCTGATCCGACCACAACAAGTGCTCGTTTACTTCGAGCCAATGGCTGCCAAGCGGACATCGACACTCATGAAAATTCTTTTGAATCCCATGAGAATCCAAGATTTAGCCCACAGAGTAAGTTTGTTCTAGAGCTTGCCTTGCAAGTCGTTCGTCTTCAGGGTAATAAGTCTATTGGGACTGAACATCTCTTGTGGGGTTTAGTCCGTCTAGCAGAAACAGACAGGACTACTCTGAGTGACCTGTTTCAAAGATACGAAATTGATCTTAATGCTCTAAATAATCAACTAGCAGAAACGGTTTATAGCAATTCTCAGTTGCCTAGATGA
- a CDS encoding AAA family ATPase — MTRLILLIGLPGSGKSSLAKQLVAECPQHRLIATDAIREQLFGDEAIQGSWLLVWSEVQRQLSQAFKEKRQAIFDATNAARKHRREAIATSRDRGFTHITGLWLDTPVQECLERNRLRLRQVPEEVILQMHRQLVDAPPTLADGLDRLIRYSAASTEIAIAPVRTNRTYIH, encoded by the coding sequence ATGACTCGATTAATTCTCCTAATTGGGTTGCCCGGTAGCGGCAAATCTTCTCTGGCAAAACAGCTCGTAGCAGAATGCCCTCAGCATCGGCTGATTGCCACAGACGCGATCCGGGAACAACTGTTTGGGGATGAAGCGATTCAAGGGTCGTGGCTGTTGGTGTGGAGCGAGGTACAGCGCCAATTAAGCCAAGCATTTAAGGAGAAAAGACAAGCAATTTTTGACGCGACGAATGCAGCTCGTAAACATCGACGGGAAGCGATCGCGACTTCTCGCGATCGCGGTTTTACCCACATTACCGGCTTGTGGCTGGATACGCCAGTGCAAGAATGTCTAGAAAGAAATCGATTAAGACTCCGCCAAGTTCCAGAAGAAGTTATTTTACAGATGCACCGCCAACTGGTAGACGCTCCGCCCACCCTTGCTGATGGACTCGATCGTTTAATCCGTTATTCAGCAGCAAGTACGGAAATCGCGATCGCACCAGTGCGGACAAACCGAACTTATATCCATTGA
- a CDS encoding glucose-1-phosphate adenylyltransferase yields MKKVLSIILGGGAGTRLYPLTKLRAKPAVPLAGKYRLIDIPVSNCINSEIYKIYVLTQFNSASLNRHIARAYSFAGFTEGFVEVLAAQQTPENPNWFQGTADAVRQYLWLLDEWDVDEYLILSGDHLYRMDYRQFVQRHRDTNADITLSVVPMDERRASDFGLMKIDDTGRVVDFSEKPKGDALREMQVDTTTLGLSPEQAKKNPYIASMGIYVFKKEVLMELLQTNQDRTDFGKEIIPASAQDFNVQAYLFNDYWEDIGTMESFYEANLALTRQPQPPFSFYDEEAPIYTRARYLPPSKLLDCQITESIIGEGCILKECRIEHSVLGVRSRIESGSLIEDSLVMGADLYQPFAERQAHCEDGKVPLGIGSDTRIRRAIIDKNAHIGCNVQIINKDRVEEAERESEGFYIRSGIVVILKNAVIPDGTVI; encoded by the coding sequence GTGAAAAAAGTTCTAAGCATCATTCTCGGAGGTGGCGCAGGCACCCGCCTTTACCCGCTGACCAAGCTGCGAGCTAAACCAGCCGTGCCTCTGGCAGGAAAGTATCGCCTGATCGATATTCCCGTCAGTAATTGCATTAACTCAGAGATTTACAAAATCTACGTCCTGACCCAATTCAACTCAGCTTCCCTCAACCGCCATATTGCCCGCGCCTACAGTTTCGCTGGGTTCACAGAAGGGTTTGTGGAGGTGCTAGCTGCCCAGCAAACGCCAGAAAACCCCAACTGGTTCCAAGGCACTGCCGATGCTGTCCGCCAGTATCTTTGGCTGTTGGATGAGTGGGACGTTGATGAGTACCTGATTTTGTCAGGAGATCATCTCTACCGCATGGACTATCGTCAGTTCGTGCAACGCCACCGCGACACTAATGCCGATATCACCCTCTCCGTTGTGCCAATGGATGAGCGACGAGCGTCTGATTTTGGCTTAATGAAAATTGATGACACCGGACGGGTGGTAGATTTCAGCGAAAAGCCTAAAGGCGATGCTCTGAGGGAAATGCAGGTCGATACGACGACGCTGGGATTAAGCCCGGAGCAAGCGAAGAAAAATCCCTACATCGCCTCAATGGGGATTTATGTCTTCAAAAAAGAGGTGCTGATGGAGCTGCTGCAAACTAACCAAGATCGAACCGATTTTGGGAAGGAGATTATTCCAGCTTCGGCGCAGGATTTTAACGTCCAAGCTTATTTATTTAATGACTACTGGGAAGATATTGGAACGATGGAGTCGTTCTACGAGGCGAACCTGGCTCTCACCAGGCAACCGCAGCCGCCTTTTAGTTTCTACGATGAGGAGGCTCCGATTTACACTCGCGCTCGTTACTTACCGCCCAGTAAGCTATTAGATTGCCAAATTACCGAGTCGATTATTGGGGAAGGCTGCATCCTGAAAGAATGCCGGATTGAGCATTCTGTTTTGGGAGTGCGATCGCGCATTGAATCGGGTTCCTTAATTGAAGACTCCCTCGTCATGGGTGCCGACTTATACCAACCCTTCGCCGAACGACAAGCTCACTGTGAAGACGGTAAAGTTCCCTTGGGCATTGGTTCAGATACCCGGATTCGCCGCGCCATCATCGACAAAAATGCTCACATTGGTTGCAATGTGCAAATCATCAACAAAGACAGAGTGGAAGAAGCTGAGCGCGAAAGCGAAGGCTTCTACATCCGTAGCGGCATTGTTGTGATCCTGAAAAATGCCGTGATTCCGGATGGAACCGTCATTTAG
- a CDS encoding serine/threonine-protein kinase, whose translation MPLYCTKGHENPIDGRFCQHCGEPLPSVVSNSILPGMTLGDRYRIVRELGHGGFGRTYLAEDLNRFNEPCVLKEFAPKVQGTYALQKASELFEREAGVLYKLKHPQIPNFRELFRVNQQGNGRLFLVQDYVEGHTYRALLDMRKSQRSRFSEPEVRQILLQILPVLEYIHSLGVIHRDISPDNMILRASDQLPILIDFGGVKEVAATVESEFSETPGMETATIHTRLGKPGYAPDEQMQRGIVFPHSDLYALAATMLVLLTGKQPQELIDDETLSWNWRREVNLSPLLGAVLDKMLSRRPGDRYQSASAVLESLSSAHPPTPAPNLPSLQPPTKPPMAPTMVVARAQVPPPPQPIANPPQAIPNSPQPIPAANPLPQPISNPQTSNPQISNPQISNPQTATPKPQSPFLGLVGKTLLVSLLITGATGIGWWAGNLWIESLSKPGEETSDTTPSPSSSPPVDQENPSPQFSPEEQARKQQLRDRRQSLGVNYNFYVNWVNEVFWTQNPNQRGRTLGNGSENEQLREQWDKIATELLDKLDQTKLPGAERQRLGSYGAADRDRWKGQVNQQRLSSRALYDLADVAFFQVFPEQRGKDFLNQPVGQIWHAIAAEKVKAVQSKEALETIRFAPGAVGKRVSGTLQPGEGKAYIGNFAKDQLLALNFVGSSKLRLSVYPPTTTFPAILEDSTEKTWSGTLPQSGYYEFIVVSEASQPVDYQLDIGVENPPAPSPSPSETTTPSPESAETTRPSP comes from the coding sequence GAATTTGCCCCCAAGGTGCAAGGTACTTACGCTTTGCAGAAAGCTTCCGAACTGTTTGAGCGAGAAGCCGGGGTTCTTTACAAGCTGAAACACCCACAAATTCCCAACTTTCGAGAGTTATTTCGGGTGAACCAGCAAGGCAACGGACGCCTGTTTTTAGTACAAGACTATGTGGAAGGTCACACCTATCGCGCTTTGCTCGATATGCGGAAATCGCAGCGATCGCGATTTAGCGAACCAGAGGTACGGCAGATCCTGCTGCAAATCTTACCTGTTCTAGAATATATCCATTCACTGGGGGTCATTCACCGCGATATTTCCCCAGATAACATGATTTTGCGAGCTTCTGACCAATTGCCCATCTTGATTGACTTTGGCGGCGTCAAGGAAGTCGCCGCCACAGTGGAGTCGGAGTTTAGCGAAACACCAGGGATGGAAACAGCAACCATCCATACTCGGCTAGGGAAGCCCGGATATGCTCCCGATGAGCAGATGCAACGAGGAATTGTGTTTCCTCATAGCGATTTATATGCTTTGGCGGCAACAATGTTGGTGCTGCTCACAGGTAAACAGCCGCAAGAGCTAATCGACGACGAAACGCTTTCGTGGAATTGGCGGCGGGAAGTCAACCTGAGTCCCCTGCTGGGGGCAGTGTTGGATAAAATGCTTTCACGACGACCGGGCGATCGCTATCAATCTGCCAGCGCTGTTTTAGAGAGCCTCTCCTCTGCCCACCCGCCTACCCCAGCGCCCAATCTTCCTTCCCTTCAGCCGCCCACCAAGCCCCCAATGGCACCGACAATGGTAGTGGCTCGTGCCCAAGTTCCCCCGCCTCCGCAGCCAATCGCCAACCCCCCACAGGCAATCCCCAATTCTCCCCAGCCCATCCCGGCTGCCAATCCATTACCGCAGCCAATTTCTAACCCGCAAACGTCCAACCCGCAAATTTCCAACCCGCAAATTTCCAACCCGCAAACGGCAACCCCCAAGCCTCAATCCCCCTTTCTTGGCTTAGTCGGAAAAACTTTACTCGTGTCGCTGCTGATTACAGGTGCGACTGGAATCGGCTGGTGGGCTGGCAATCTTTGGATAGAATCCCTGTCGAAGCCGGGGGAAGAAACCTCCGACACCACACCGTCCCCCAGTTCTTCGCCGCCAGTCGATCAAGAGAATCCTTCGCCGCAGTTCTCGCCTGAGGAACAGGCACGCAAGCAACAGCTGCGCGATCGCCGTCAGAGTCTCGGTGTTAACTACAATTTCTATGTCAACTGGGTGAATGAAGTTTTCTGGACTCAGAATCCCAATCAACGAGGGCGCACGCTAGGCAATGGGTCAGAAAATGAGCAATTGCGAGAGCAATGGGACAAGATCGCGACTGAATTGCTCGACAAGCTAGATCAGACAAAATTACCGGGCGCAGAGAGACAGCGTTTGGGAAGCTATGGTGCGGCGGATCGCGATCGCTGGAAAGGGCAAGTCAACCAGCAACGCCTGAGCAGTCGCGCCCTCTACGATCTGGCAGATGTAGCATTTTTCCAAGTATTTCCAGAACAGCGGGGCAAAGATTTTCTAAATCAGCCGGTCGGTCAAATCTGGCACGCGATCGCGGCGGAGAAAGTCAAGGCAGTGCAATCTAAAGAGGCGCTGGAAACGATTCGCTTTGCTCCGGGGGCGGTGGGCAAACGAGTCAGCGGCACCCTCCAGCCAGGAGAAGGAAAAGCCTACATCGGCAACTTTGCAAAAGATCAATTATTGGCACTTAACTTTGTCGGTAGTTCAAAATTGCGGCTTTCCGTTTATCCCCCAACCACAACGTTTCCGGCAATCCTGGAAGACTCCACCGAAAAAACTTGGTCGGGAACGCTGCCTCAATCAGGCTACTACGAATTCATCGTTGTTTCCGAAGCTTCCCAGCCCGTTGATTATCAACTGGATATCGGCGTGGAAAACCCTCCTGCTCCCTCCCCGTCACCGTCTGAGACGACCACTCCCTCCCCTGAATCGGCAGAAACGACCAGACCTTCCCCTTAA
- a CDS encoding DnaJ C-terminal domain-containing protein, with the protein MAATDFKDYYAILGVTKTASADEIKKVYRRLARKYHPDMNPGNKEAEARFKEVSEAYEVLSDPEKRKKYDQFGQYWKQVGEGSSPYPGGVNVDFGGFDFSQYGSFDEFVNELLGGLGGASARSGSRGGRRTAYRPSTGSAGYTDFGGYSGFDPQAAGAAADREAVIKLSLSEAFQGVQKRLDLGNEAIDVRIPPGAKQGSRIRVKGKGSVSPYTQQRGDLYLSVELLPHSFFQFDGDNLVCEVPVTPDEAVLGAPVEVPTPDGSVTVNVPPGVRSGQSLRLRGKGWPNPKGGRSDQLVKILIVTPKELSPTEREYYEKIRDSRTFNPRSNLPQVRL; encoded by the coding sequence ATGGCTGCGACCGATTTTAAAGACTATTACGCCATCCTGGGAGTCACTAAAACCGCTAGTGCCGATGAAATCAAAAAAGTCTACCGGCGATTGGCACGAAAGTACCACCCCGACATGAACCCGGGCAATAAAGAAGCTGAAGCTCGCTTCAAGGAAGTCAGCGAAGCCTACGAAGTGCTATCCGACCCAGAAAAACGTAAAAAGTACGATCAGTTCGGACAGTACTGGAAACAAGTCGGTGAAGGATCGTCGCCCTATCCAGGTGGAGTGAACGTCGATTTTGGCGGCTTTGACTTTAGTCAATACGGCAGTTTTGATGAATTTGTCAACGAGCTTCTGGGCGGCTTAGGGGGTGCCAGTGCCCGCTCTGGCAGTCGTGGGGGACGCCGCACGGCTTATCGTCCTTCCACAGGTTCCGCAGGGTATACAGACTTTGGCGGGTATTCTGGCTTCGATCCGCAAGCGGCAGGAGCCGCCGCCGATCGAGAAGCGGTCATCAAACTCAGCCTATCCGAGGCTTTCCAGGGCGTCCAGAAGCGTTTAGATTTAGGCAATGAAGCCATTGACGTTCGGATTCCCCCTGGCGCTAAACAAGGCAGTCGCATTCGCGTCAAAGGCAAAGGCTCCGTCAGCCCCTACACTCAGCAACGGGGTGACTTGTACTTAAGCGTGGAGCTGCTTCCCCACTCGTTCTTCCAATTTGATGGCGATAATCTGGTCTGCGAAGTGCCGGTAACGCCAGATGAAGCCGTGTTGGGGGCACCCGTGGAAGTGCCGACGCCGGATGGTTCTGTCACCGTCAACGTTCCCCCTGGCGTCCGTTCGGGACAATCTCTGCGGTTGCGCGGCAAAGGTTGGCCCAACCCGAAAGGCGGACGTTCTGACCAACTGGTGAAGATTTTGATTGTGACGCCGAAAGAGCTGAGTCCTACCGAACGAGAATATTACGAGAAAATCCGGGACAGCCGTACCTTCAATCCTCGCAGTAATTTACCGCAGGTACGGCTGTAG
- a CDS encoding superoxide dismutase, whose protein sequence is MAFELPPLPYAQDALESSGMSARTLEFHYGKHHAAYVNTLNNLVKDTELADKSLEEIIKATYKASDKAAIFNNAAQVWNHTFYWNGIKPNGGGNPSGELAEKINASFGSLDKFKEEFKTAGGTQFGSGWAWLIKDGDTLKVAKSPNAENPIAYGQTPLLTMDVWEHAYYLDYQNSRPNFMQNYVDHLINWDFVAQNLSAAA, encoded by the coding sequence ATGGCATTTGAATTACCCCCTTTACCTTACGCTCAAGACGCTTTAGAGTCGTCAGGTATGTCGGCGCGGACACTTGAGTTCCATTACGGCAAGCATCACGCTGCTTACGTGAACACTCTCAACAACCTGGTTAAGGACACGGAACTAGCCGACAAGTCCCTTGAAGAAATCATCAAGGCAACCTACAAAGCTTCAGACAAAGCTGCTATCTTCAACAACGCTGCTCAGGTGTGGAATCATACCTTCTATTGGAATGGCATCAAGCCAAATGGAGGCGGCAATCCAAGTGGCGAACTAGCGGAAAAAATTAACGCCAGTTTCGGTAGCCTCGACAAATTCAAAGAAGAGTTCAAAACTGCTGGCGGCACCCAATTCGGTAGCGGCTGGGCTTGGTTGATCAAGGATGGTGACACCCTGAAAGTAGCCAAGTCTCCGAACGCAGAAAACCCGATTGCTTACGGACAAACTCCCTTGCTAACGATGGATGTTTGGGAACACGCCTACTATCTGGATTACCAGAATAGCCGTCCAAACTTCATGCAGAACTATGTTGACCACTTGATCAACTGGGACTTTGTTGCCCAAAATTTATCGGCTGCTGCTTAA
- the ppk1 gene encoding polyphosphate kinase 1, producing the protein MSKAKKTAPTSHNIDLNHPQYYFNRELSWLEFNNRVLHEAIDPRTPLLERLKFMGIFSANFDEYFMVRVAALKQQVDAKVDLLTPDGRTPTEQLEEISLAARPLVTQQHQHFEKALRPLMTAQGIHLLDYVDLNQEQRAYLQNYFEEQIFPVLTPLAVDPSHPFPYMSNLSLNLAVVVKDPDTGEELFARVKVPKVLPRFLPLRLESRLGSQSSALEEERFRNERLIWMGVPLEQVIAHNLESLFPGMNIQEYHPFRITRNADLEVEEDEADDLMLAIEQELRKRRVGGSAVRMEIQASMPESVKKMLLRELGLLERDVYEVDGLLGLADLMYFMQLPLPELKDPAWTPGIPPRLRRLSEPDLDEGEDIFSVIRTADLMVHHPYQSFGGTVQRFITQAAIDPNVLAIKMTLYRTSGDSPILNALITAAEHGKQVAVLVELKARFDEENNINWARKLEQAGVHVVYGLVGLKTHTKVVLVVRREENQIRRYVHIGTGNYNPKTARIYTDVGLLSCREDLGADLTDLFNYLTGYSRQRSYRKLLVSPVNCRDRFLSLIRREIEHCHHGRSGRIVAKMNSLTDPQIIATLYEASIAGVKIDLIIRGICCLRPGLEGVSENIQVISIVGRFLEHSRIFYFQNAGSEEVYIGSADWMRRNLDRRVEAIAPIEDPEISKDLQEILGIMLADNRQAWDLQPDGRYIQRRLGDKEREQSAQKILMEMAQQ; encoded by the coding sequence ATGTCAAAAGCGAAAAAGACCGCGCCAACATCACATAATATTGACCTAAACCATCCGCAGTACTATTTCAACCGAGAACTCAGCTGGTTGGAATTTAACAATCGAGTTTTGCATGAAGCGATCGATCCTCGGACGCCGCTACTAGAACGCCTAAAATTCATGGGAATTTTCAGCGCCAACTTCGATGAATACTTTATGGTGCGCGTCGCTGCTCTTAAGCAACAGGTAGACGCAAAAGTAGACCTGCTGACGCCCGATGGTCGAACGCCGACCGAACAGCTAGAAGAGATTAGCTTGGCAGCGCGACCCCTGGTAACGCAACAGCATCAACACTTTGAGAAAGCATTGCGACCCTTGATGACCGCGCAAGGCATTCATCTTCTAGACTACGTGGATCTGAACCAGGAACAGCGGGCTTACCTGCAAAACTATTTTGAAGAGCAAATTTTCCCCGTTCTCACCCCCTTGGCTGTCGATCCCAGCCATCCTTTTCCTTATATGTCCAACCTCAGCCTGAATTTGGCTGTGGTAGTGAAAGACCCGGACACGGGTGAAGAACTGTTTGCCAGGGTGAAAGTCCCAAAAGTTTTACCTCGATTTTTGCCCTTACGGTTGGAGTCTAGGCTGGGAAGTCAATCGTCCGCCCTCGAAGAGGAACGATTCCGGAACGAACGACTGATTTGGATGGGTGTGCCTCTAGAACAGGTGATTGCCCATAATCTAGAGTCGCTGTTTCCGGGGATGAATATCCAGGAATATCACCCCTTCCGAATCACCCGCAATGCAGATTTGGAGGTAGAAGAAGATGAAGCCGACGATCTGATGCTGGCGATTGAGCAAGAACTGCGTAAGCGTCGAGTGGGTGGTTCGGCAGTCCGCATGGAAATTCAAGCTTCTATGCCCGAATCGGTGAAAAAGATGCTGCTGCGGGAACTGGGGCTATTGGAGCGGGATGTTTACGAGGTGGACGGGCTATTGGGTCTGGCAGATTTGATGTACTTCATGCAATTGCCACTCCCGGAACTGAAAGACCCGGCATGGACGCCAGGGATACCCCCACGCCTGCGACGGCTCAGCGAACCGGATCTGGATGAGGGAGAAGATATTTTCTCGGTCATTCGCACCGCAGATTTAATGGTTCACCATCCTTATCAATCTTTTGGGGGGACGGTACAGCGCTTCATCACCCAAGCGGCAATCGATCCAAATGTGCTGGCGATTAAAATGACCCTCTACCGAACATCGGGGGATTCGCCGATTCTGAATGCGCTGATTACAGCGGCTGAGCATGGCAAGCAGGTGGCGGTTCTAGTAGAGCTGAAAGCCCGTTTTGATGAAGAGAATAATATCAACTGGGCACGCAAGTTAGAACAAGCCGGGGTTCATGTGGTCTATGGCTTGGTAGGTTTAAAAACGCACACCAAAGTAGTTTTGGTGGTACGGCGGGAAGAAAACCAGATTCGCCGGTATGTCCACATTGGCACAGGTAACTATAATCCCAAAACCGCTCGGATTTATACAGATGTGGGGCTATTAAGCTGCCGCGAAGACTTGGGGGCGGATTTGACGGATTTGTTTAATTACTTGACGGGTTACTCGCGACAGCGGTCTTACCGCAAGCTGTTGGTGTCGCCAGTGAACTGCCGCGATCGCTTTCTGAGTTTGATCCGCCGCGAGATAGAACATTGCCATCATGGCAGAAGCGGTCGAATTGTCGCCAAAATGAATTCACTGACAGATCCCCAAATCATCGCGACGCTTTACGAAGCTAGCATCGCCGGAGTCAAAATCGATTTGATTATCCGGGGAATTTGCTGTCTGCGACCCGGTTTGGAAGGGGTGAGTGAAAATATCCAGGTAATCAGCATTGTCGGGCGCTTTCTAGAACACTCGCGGATTTTTTACTTTCAAAATGCTGGCAGTGAGGAAGTTTATATTGGCAGTGCAGATTGGATGCGCCGCAACTTAGATCGACGGGTAGAAGCGATCGCGCCAATAGAAGATCCCGAAATTTCTAAAGATTTACAAGAAATCTTAGGGATTATGCTTGCAGATAACCGTCAAGCTTGGGATTTACAACCCGATGGTCGTTACATCCAACGCCGTCTTGGTGACAAGGAAAGAGAACAAAGTGCCCAGAAAATTTTGATGGAGATGGCACAGCAATAA